In one Sphingomonas sp. AP4-R1 genomic region, the following are encoded:
- a CDS encoding tetratricopeptide repeat protein, translating to MHVRNSYPILFASLVFMSSPVCGQAHQSDLEQAKQLLREGHADQSLALIDPIISRAMSEEAKDPAAICPSEAVAVLQGFMKGGFKISIENDWCDALLLKGYALNELKRPTEAAQTLEILVGHAPNNAQYLTEYAYAVRVNGDPERALSVYKRAETASSKLPDRASIAHWRAVALRGQGYSYTDLERWDDATKAYRNSLKYEPKNEIAQHELRYIDEHRPH from the coding sequence ATGCACGTCCGGAACAGTTACCCTATCTTGTTCGCCAGCTTGGTCTTTATGAGCTCACCTGTTTGTGGCCAAGCTCACCAAAGCGATCTCGAACAAGCGAAGCAATTGCTGAGAGAGGGGCATGCGGATCAGTCGCTGGCATTGATCGATCCGATCATCAGCCGGGCAATGAGCGAGGAAGCAAAGGATCCAGCGGCAATTTGCCCAAGTGAAGCCGTTGCCGTTCTGCAGGGTTTCATGAAAGGCGGATTCAAGATTTCCATCGAGAATGACTGGTGTGATGCCCTGCTCCTCAAGGGTTATGCGCTTAACGAGCTAAAGCGACCGACAGAGGCGGCGCAGACACTCGAAATTCTCGTCGGCCACGCCCCCAATAATGCTCAATATTTGACCGAATATGCATATGCGGTTCGGGTGAACGGCGATCCCGAACGTGCGCTCTCCGTCTATAAGAGAGCGGAAACCGCCTCATCGAAACTTCCGGATCGGGCAAGCATCGCGCACTGGCGGGCAGTCGCACTTCGTGGGCAAGGATATTCATACACGGATCTAGAACGCTGGGACGACGCCACAAAGGCATATCGCAACAGCCTTAAATACGAGCCCAAAAATGAAATCGCTCAGCATGAATTACGCTATATTGACGAGCATCGCCCCCATTAG
- a CDS encoding autotransporter assembly complex family protein, producing the protein MSALLLAGGLWTGALDAQQPATPDPAAQTPAPPTPALDDAEFDKALPPLEQTAPATPAPTTEPPPPLVAPELQQPLPPLATFESTPAPTIGAEQGDAARQIPYTVKVEGLKPLELDDDFKTLSALLHDGKKAANATQIGARAQEDKGLAERLMRSEGYLDGTAIVTIPAATDPVATVPVTITATPGTRYKLGAITVTGAEPEPTRFARRALRLKTGDPIAAAAIEDSEARVALRLPEQGYPFAKVGQRDILIDGATATGDYTLPIESGRKARYGKLRTEGDPVFTLRHLNVFPRFDPGEIYDSRKVDDLRQALIGTSLLSTVSVEPIATGEVQPDGTELVDLLVRQKRGPARTLSATGGYGTGEGVKLTGSWEHRNFFPPEGALIVTALAGTQQQSLSTTFRRSDAGQRDRTFEGGLTVSRQRFDAYDAQSVTLGASIARQSTPIWQKRWTYSIGTELTATRETPFDALLATRPKDTYLIAALPLQGGYDTSNSLLDPTRGLRVNLKLSPEAQKTTTSGGGFDTYLRMLAETSTYRRLTRALVLAGRVRVGSIVGASRDSIAPSRRLYSGGGGSVRGFGYQQLGPKDVNGDPIGGRSLTEFAVEARYRFGNYGIVPFFDGGRVGEKSTPSISGMRYGVGIGARYYTNFGPFRIDVATPLNRQKGESKIGVYISIGQAF; encoded by the coding sequence TTGAGCGCGCTTTTGCTTGCGGGCGGCCTGTGGACGGGCGCGCTCGACGCGCAGCAGCCCGCCACGCCCGATCCCGCCGCCCAGACGCCCGCACCGCCGACACCCGCTCTCGACGATGCCGAGTTCGACAAGGCCCTGCCGCCGCTGGAGCAGACCGCGCCCGCGACGCCCGCGCCGACGACGGAGCCGCCTCCGCCCCTCGTCGCGCCGGAGCTGCAGCAGCCTTTGCCCCCGCTCGCCACGTTCGAGTCCACGCCCGCGCCCACGATCGGTGCCGAGCAGGGCGATGCGGCGCGCCAGATCCCCTATACGGTGAAGGTCGAGGGGCTGAAGCCGCTGGAGCTGGACGACGATTTCAAAACGCTCTCGGCGCTGCTGCATGACGGCAAGAAGGCCGCCAACGCCACCCAGATCGGCGCGCGCGCGCAGGAGGATAAGGGCCTGGCCGAGCGGCTGATGCGCTCCGAAGGCTATCTCGACGGCACCGCCATCGTCACCATTCCCGCCGCGACCGATCCGGTCGCCACGGTGCCGGTGACGATCACCGCGACGCCGGGCACACGCTACAAGCTGGGTGCGATCACGGTGACGGGCGCCGAGCCCGAACCGACCCGGTTCGCCCGCCGTGCGCTGCGCCTGAAGACGGGCGACCCCATCGCCGCCGCCGCGATCGAGGATTCGGAGGCGCGCGTGGCGCTGCGCCTGCCCGAGCAGGGTTATCCCTTCGCCAAGGTGGGCCAGCGCGACATCCTGATCGACGGGGCGACCGCCACCGGCGACTATACGCTGCCGATCGAATCCGGCCGCAAGGCGCGCTACGGCAAGCTCCGCACCGAAGGCGATCCGGTCTTCACGCTGCGCCACCTCAACGTCTTCCCGCGTTTCGATCCGGGCGAGATCTACGATTCCCGCAAGGTGGACGATCTGCGGCAGGCGCTGATCGGCACCAGCCTGCTCTCCACCGTCTCGGTCGAGCCGATCGCGACGGGCGAGGTCCAGCCGGACGGCACCGAACTGGTCGATCTGCTGGTGCGGCAGAAGCGCGGCCCCGCGCGCACGCTGTCGGCCACGGGCGGCTACGGTACGGGCGAGGGCGTCAAGCTCACCGGCAGCTGGGAACATCGCAACTTCTTCCCACCCGAAGGCGCGCTGATCGTGACGGCGCTGGCGGGCACGCAGCAGCAATCCTTGTCCACCACCTTCCGCCGCTCGGATGCGGGCCAGCGCGACCGGACGTTCGAAGGCGGCCTCACCGTCAGCCGCCAGCGCTTCGACGCCTATGACGCGCAATCGGTGACGCTGGGCGCCAGCATCGCCCGCCAGTCCACCCCGATCTGGCAGAAGCGCTGGACCTATTCGATCGGGACCGAGCTGACCGCCACGCGCGAAACGCCGTTCGACGCTTTGCTCGCGACGCGCCCGAAGGACACCTATCTGATCGCGGCCCTGCCGCTTCAGGGCGGCTATGACACGTCGAACAGCCTGCTCGATCCCACGCGCGGGCTGCGCGTGAACCTGAAGCTGAGCCCCGAGGCGCAGAAGACGACCACGAGCGGCGGCGGCTTCGACACCTATCTGCGCATGCTGGCCGAGACGAGCACCTACCGGCGGTTGACCCGCGCGCTGGTGCTGGCCGGGCGCGTGCGCGTGGGATCGATCGTCGGTGCGTCGCGCGATTCGATCGCGCCCTCCCGCCGCCTTTATTCGGGCGGCGGCGGATCGGTGCGCGGATTCGGCTATCAGCAGCTCGGCCCCAAGGACGTGAATGGCGATCCGATCGGCGGCCGCTCGCTCACCGAATTCGCGGTCGAGGCGCGCTACCGCTTCGGCAATTACGGG
- the bla gene encoding subclass B3 metallo-beta-lactamase → MTRLALFAAGLLALAAPLAPALAQSAETRVGWNRPFEPFRIRGNLYYVGTAGLSSYLLTGKAGHVLIDGALPESAPQIAANIQKLGFRLRDVRIILINHSHVDHAGGLAKLKALTGAKLYASAGDMPDLEAGRTLGRTDLSDFPPVHVDRLVRDGQVVALGPIRLTALLTPGHTKGATSWLTTLAGKRVIFASSISVAGQKLVGNEEYPSAAADFEATFRKLKSVKADIFLNYHAEGFGLNEKRAVLNAGKADAFVDPGELGRVVAASEKSFTKELASQKAGNPPS, encoded by the coding sequence ATGACTCGCCTCGCTTTGTTCGCCGCCGGCCTGCTCGCGCTGGCGGCCCCGCTCGCTCCCGCGCTTGCGCAATCGGCGGAGACGCGCGTGGGGTGGAACCGGCCGTTCGAGCCGTTCCGCATCCGGGGCAATCTCTATTATGTCGGCACGGCGGGGCTCTCTTCCTATCTGCTGACGGGCAAGGCGGGCCATGTGCTGATCGACGGCGCGCTGCCCGAAAGCGCGCCGCAGATCGCGGCCAACATCCAGAAGCTCGGCTTCCGCCTGCGCGATGTGCGCATCATCCTGATCAACCACAGCCATGTCGATCATGCCGGGGGCCTCGCGAAGCTCAAGGCGCTGACGGGCGCGAAGCTCTATGCCAGCGCGGGCGACATGCCCGATCTGGAGGCGGGGCGGACGCTGGGCCGCACCGATCTGTCCGATTTCCCGCCAGTGCATGTCGATCGCCTCGTCCGCGATGGTCAGGTCGTGGCACTCGGCCCGATCCGGCTGACCGCCCTGCTGACCCCGGGCCATACGAAGGGCGCGACGAGCTGGCTCACCACTCTGGCCGGCAAGCGCGTGATCTTCGCCTCCAGCATTTCGGTGGCGGGACAGAAGCTGGTCGGCAATGAGGAGTATCCGAGCGCGGCCGCCGATTTCGAAGCGACCTTCCGCAAGCTGAAGAGCGTGAAGGCGGATATCTTCCTCAACTATCACGCCGAGGGTTTCGGGCTGAACGAGAAGCGCGCGGTGCTGAATGCCGGCAAGGCGGACGCGTTCGTCGATCCGGGCGAACTGGGCCGCGTGGTCGCGGCGTCCGAGAAGAGCTTCACGAAGGAACTGGCCAGCCAGAAAGCGGGCAACCCGCCGAGCTAG
- a CDS encoding sulfite exporter TauE/SafE family protein yields MQEFLSSLELSQVLPFIAVGFAAQLVDGALGMAFGVISSTLLMSLGLPPAAASASVHVVETFTTAASSISHVAHRNVDWRMFVRLAIPAVIGGALGAYVLSSVSAATARPLILAYLLCIGTYLIWRGWVSPPRERTPRIIEPLGLVGGFLDAAGGGGYGPVVTSNLLVQGGSPRKVIGTVNTSEFFLTVTVSATFIAALGFSAFTHATIGLLIGGLAASPFGALIAKRVPARPLMILVGTVLTLTSAYGIISALR; encoded by the coding sequence GTGCAGGAATTTCTTTCTTCTCTCGAACTTTCCCAGGTCCTGCCCTTCATCGCCGTCGGATTTGCCGCTCAGCTCGTGGATGGCGCGCTGGGCATGGCGTTCGGGGTGATTTCCAGCACCCTGCTGATGAGCCTCGGCCTGCCGCCGGCGGCCGCCTCCGCCAGCGTCCATGTCGTGGAGACGTTCACGACGGCGGCGTCCAGCATCAGCCATGTCGCGCATCGCAATGTCGATTGGCGGATGTTCGTCCGTCTGGCGATCCCGGCCGTGATCGGCGGCGCGCTGGGCGCCTATGTGCTGAGTTCGGTCAGCGCCGCCACCGCACGGCCGCTGATCCTGGCCTATCTGCTCTGCATCGGCACCTATCTGATCTGGCGCGGCTGGGTCTCGCCCCCGCGTGAGCGCACGCCGAGGATCATCGAGCCGCTGGGGCTGGTGGGCGGCTTCCTCGATGCGGCGGGCGGCGGAGGCTATGGCCCCGTCGTCACGAGCAACCTGCTGGTGCAGGGCGGCAGCCCCCGCAAGGTGATCGGCACGGTCAACACGTCCGAATTCTTCCTGACGGTGACGGTGTCCGCCACCTTCATCGCGGCGCTCGGCTTTTCGGCCTTCACCCATGCCACGATCGGTCTGCTGATCGGTGGCCTCGCCGCATCGCCCTTCGGCGCGCTGATCGCCAAGCGCGTGCCCGCGCGCCCGCTGATGATTCTCGTCGGCACGGTGCTGACGCTCACCAGCGCCTATGGCATCATTTCGGCCCTGCGTTGA
- a CDS encoding YaiI/YqxD family protein — protein sequence MPAPVSILVDADACPVKEEIYKTAFRHEAPVTIVSNSHLRVPAHPLLHRQIVSDAFDAADDWIAEAAGPDTIVVTADILLADRSIKAGATVIAPTGKPFTAASIGNAIAVRAIMADLRAGGEQLGGPAPFSKTDRSRFLSALDEALVRLKRRPPTR from the coding sequence ATGCCAGCGCCCGTCTCCATTCTCGTCGATGCCGATGCCTGCCCGGTGAAGGAGGAGATCTACAAGACCGCCTTCCGCCACGAGGCGCCGGTGACGATCGTGAGCAACAGCCACCTGCGCGTGCCCGCGCATCCCTTGCTCCACCGCCAGATCGTGAGCGACGCGTTCGATGCCGCCGACGACTGGATCGCGGAGGCGGCCGGGCCGGATACGATCGTGGTGACGGCCGACATCCTGCTCGCCGATCGCAGCATCAAGGCGGGCGCCACCGTGATCGCGCCGACGGGCAAGCCTTTCACCGCCGCCTCGATCGGCAATGCGATCGCGGTGCGCGCGATCATGGCCGATCTGCGCGCGGGCGGCGAGCAGCTCGGCGGCCCCGCGCCTTTCTCCAAGACGGATCGCTCGCGCTTCCTCTCCGCGCTGGATGAGGCGCTCGTGCGCCTCAAGCGACGGCCGCCGACCCGTTAA
- a CDS encoding DUF885 family protein codes for MNNRRASRLIAVSLLALAAPVLSPAIAQAPVASAASEDQRLYAFLDQQFTEQLASQPQLATQIGLKDGKDKLDDTSDAADLKRLEWRRASVAKMKAQFDRAHLSQEAQANYDIWAFELDRAELAYRFNKYAPPFYSFLYSAHSQLPNFMISNHTVQDASDMHAYASRLRGFPTVLDEGIKQSRESDAAGIRAPRFQIERVITGSKAIITGAPFDNGAPSPLWADAQAKVAKLKAAGKVTDAEADALLAETKTALLAIKPAYERVIAWAQADLPNAPSGRVGAISLPGGAEYYAAALKLNTTTDLTADQIHKIGLSEVARIEGEQDALARKAGFKDRIAYYADREKKHPPVPWTDELRAQYLKDANATLARNRTLLPKYFGMLPEFQMEVVREPSFSEVAGGAAHASGPSRDGVRPGHVYVHLLGTTDDPAPDAMIDLMCHEGVPGHVMQGDIQVRQSGGPKFRQTARYVAFSEGWGLYSEALCKEMGAFPDIANDFMRLEAELFRAARLVTDTGIHAQGWTEDQAIKYMVETGRASPAQAQSEVRRYITLPGQATGYKIGMLKIMEVRHKAEKELGAKFDIRAFHDLIIGSGSLPLPILERRVDEWIASRKG; via the coding sequence ATGAACAACCGCCGGGCTTCGCGCCTGATCGCCGTCTCGCTGCTCGCGCTGGCTGCTCCCGTCCTCTCCCCCGCCATCGCACAGGCGCCTGTCGCGTCGGCCGCGAGCGAGGATCAGCGGTTGTACGCGTTCCTCGATCAGCAGTTCACCGAGCAGCTGGCCAGCCAGCCGCAGCTGGCGACGCAGATCGGTCTGAAGGACGGCAAGGACAAGCTGGACGACACCAGCGACGCCGCCGATCTCAAGCGGCTGGAATGGCGCCGCGCGAGCGTCGCGAAGATGAAGGCGCAGTTCGATCGCGCCCATCTCTCGCAGGAAGCGCAGGCCAATTACGACATCTGGGCGTTCGAGCTGGACCGCGCCGAACTCGCCTATCGCTTCAACAAATACGCGCCGCCTTTCTATTCCTTCCTCTATTCCGCCCATTCGCAGCTCCCCAACTTCATGATCAGCAACCACACCGTGCAGGACGCGTCGGACATGCATGCCTATGCGAGCCGCCTGCGCGGTTTCCCCACCGTGCTGGACGAAGGCATCAAGCAGAGCCGCGAGTCCGATGCGGCGGGCATTCGCGCGCCGCGCTTCCAGATCGAACGCGTGATCACCGGCAGCAAGGCGATCATCACCGGCGCGCCGTTCGACAATGGGGCGCCCTCCCCGCTCTGGGCCGACGCGCAGGCGAAGGTCGCCAAGCTCAAGGCGGCGGGCAAGGTGACGGATGCCGAGGCAGACGCGCTGCTGGCCGAGACGAAGACGGCTTTGCTCGCGATCAAGCCTGCTTATGAGCGCGTGATCGCCTGGGCTCAGGCCGATCTGCCAAATGCGCCCAGCGGCCGCGTCGGCGCGATCTCGCTGCCGGGCGGCGCCGAATATTACGCCGCCGCGCTGAAGCTGAACACCACCACCGATCTCACTGCCGACCAGATCCACAAGATTGGCCTCAGCGAAGTCGCCCGCATCGAAGGCGAGCAGGATGCGCTTGCCCGCAAGGCCGGCTTCAAGGATCGGATCGCTTATTATGCCGATCGCGAGAAGAAGCACCCGCCGGTGCCGTGGACGGACGAATTGCGCGCGCAATATCTGAAGGATGCGAACGCCACGCTGGCACGCAACCGCACTTTGCTGCCCAAATATTTCGGCATGCTGCCCGAATTCCAGATGGAGGTGGTGCGCGAGCCTTCGTTCAGCGAAGTGGCGGGTGGCGCCGCCCATGCCTCCGGTCCCAGCCGCGACGGCGTCCGCCCCGGCCATGTCTATGTCCACCTGCTCGGCACGACCGACGATCCCGCGCCCGACGCGATGATCGATCTGATGTGCCACGAAGGCGTGCCCGGCCACGTGATGCAGGGCGACATCCAGGTGCGCCAGAGCGGCGGGCCCAAGTTCCGCCAGACCGCGCGCTACGTGGCGTTCAGCGAGGGCTGGGGCCTCTATTCGGAGGCGCTGTGCAAGGAAATGGGCGCCTTCCCCGATATCGCCAACGATTTCATGCGGCTGGAGGCGGAGCTGTTCCGCGCGGCGCGCCTCGTGACCGACACGGGTATCCACGCCCAGGGCTGGACCGAGGATCAGGCGATCAAATACATGGTCGAAACCGGCCGCGCCTCGCCCGCGCAGGCCCAGTCCGAAGTGCGGCGCTACATCACGCTGCCGGGTCAGGCCACGGGCTACAAGATCGGCATGCTCAAGATCATGGAAGTCCGCCACAAGGCGGAGAAGGAATTGGGTGCGAAGTTCGACATCCGCGCCTTCCACGATCTGATCATCGGATCGGGCTCGCTCCCGCTGCCGATCCTGGAGCGCCGCGTCGACGAATGGATCGCCTCGCGCAAGGGGTAA
- a CDS encoding M20/M25/M40 family metallo-hydrolase, giving the protein MIRPSRFSVSALMLATLMAVSPGQALTPADEKAITAAAQATLPELVDAVMIPNVMRASTADMRRNADWVEAAFKRHGFAARQLADGETPMVYVEAPAAAKGAKTVLFYAHMDGQAVNPAEWNQPGPFVPTLKKKKPDGTWEVLPIDALAKGAPDPEWRLFGRSAADDKAPILMLMAAMDALKAAGKTPAIRIKILIDSHEEGGPPTLENVVEQNAALLKADAVVMLDGPMHESNKPTLVFGHRGGGGFSLTVWGARTELHSGHYGNYASNPAFALAQLLATMKDADGRVLIPGFYEGVALDPAAKAARAAVPDDEVALRKRLGIKANEKVGTSYQEALAYPSLNITSMKAGSPEASRTIIPAFAIATFDARTVPGTPAPRQVALVRAWVEKQGYHLVQGPPTDEERATYAKLATIAGGEGQGQALQTPLDAAVGGWAHKAFVGAWKAEPVRIPIMGGSVPTRPLVDGVRAPILLVPLVNNDNNQHAANENLRIGNYVMGVKSLYALFSQPL; this is encoded by the coding sequence ATGATCCGACCGAGCCGTTTTTCCGTTTCCGCGCTGATGCTGGCGACGCTGATGGCGGTCTCGCCCGGTCAGGCGCTCACCCCCGCCGACGAGAAAGCGATCACCGCCGCCGCGCAGGCCACTCTGCCCGAGCTGGTCGATGCGGTGATGATCCCGAACGTGATGCGCGCCTCCACCGCCGACATGCGCCGCAACGCCGATTGGGTGGAGGCCGCGTTCAAGCGCCACGGTTTCGCCGCCCGGCAGCTGGCCGATGGCGAGACGCCGATGGTCTATGTCGAGGCGCCCGCCGCCGCGAAGGGCGCGAAGACGGTGTTGTTCTACGCGCATATGGACGGGCAGGCGGTGAACCCGGCCGAATGGAACCAGCCGGGCCCGTTCGTGCCGACACTGAAGAAAAAGAAGCCGGACGGCACGTGGGAGGTGCTGCCGATCGACGCGTTGGCCAAGGGCGCGCCCGATCCGGAGTGGCGCCTGTTCGGTCGATCGGCGGCGGACGACAAGGCGCCGATCCTGATGCTGATGGCGGCGATGGATGCGCTGAAGGCGGCCGGGAAAACGCCCGCCATCCGCATCAAGATCCTGATCGACAGCCACGAGGAAGGCGGCCCGCCGACGCTGGAAAATGTGGTCGAGCAGAATGCCGCTCTGCTGAAGGCCGATGCGGTGGTGATGCTCGACGGGCCGATGCACGAGAGCAACAAGCCCACTTTGGTGTTCGGTCATCGCGGCGGCGGCGGCTTCTCGCTCACCGTGTGGGGCGCGCGGACCGAGTTGCACAGCGGACATTACGGGAATTACGCATCCAATCCCGCCTTCGCGCTCGCGCAGTTGCTGGCGACGATGAAGGATGCGGACGGGCGCGTGCTGATCCCCGGTTTCTACGAGGGCGTGGCGCTGGATCCCGCCGCCAAGGCCGCGCGCGCCGCCGTGCCCGATGACGAGGTGGCGCTGCGCAAGCGGCTCGGCATCAAGGCGAACGAGAAAGTGGGGACGAGCTATCAGGAAGCGCTCGCTTATCCCTCGCTCAACATCACCTCGATGAAGGCGGGCTCGCCCGAGGCCTCGCGCACGATCATCCCGGCCTTCGCCATCGCCACCTTCGATGCGCGCACCGTGCCGGGCACGCCCGCGCCGCGCCAGGTCGCGCTCGTCCGCGCGTGGGTGGAAAAGCAGGGCTATCATCTGGTGCAGGGCCCGCCGACCGATGAGGAGCGCGCCACCTATGCGAAGCTCGCGACCATCGCCGGCGGCGAGGGGCAGGGGCAGGCGCTGCAGACTCCGCTGGACGCGGCGGTGGGCGGCTGGGCGCACAAGGCGTTCGTCGGCGCGTGGAAGGCGGAGCCGGTCCGTATCCCGATCATGGGCGGCAGCGTGCCGACGCGCCCGCTGGTGGATGGCGTGAGGGCGCCGATCCTGCTCGTGCCGCTCGTCAACAACGACAATAACCAGCATGCCGCGAACGAAAATCTGCGCATCGGCAATTACGTCATGGGCGTGAAGAGCCTCTATGCCTTGTTCAGCCAGCCGCTCTGA
- a CDS encoding NUDIX domain-containing protein, giving the protein MSQPRSAGILLYRHGARGIDVLLILPGGPYWRRRNEGAWQIPKGAIEPGEEPIQAAVRELQEELGVVLEGKAPRRLCTVRQAGGKRVEAFATERDWDVADLVSAEISIEWPPRSGRIVTVPEVGEARWFPLDEADAAMLASQRPILDALRAMLLDNKRRKAGSAS; this is encoded by the coding sequence ATGAGCCAACCCCGTAGCGCGGGCATCCTGCTGTATCGCCACGGAGCCCGCGGCATCGATGTGCTGCTGATCCTGCCCGGCGGCCCCTATTGGCGTCGCCGCAACGAAGGCGCGTGGCAGATCCCCAAAGGCGCGATCGAGCCCGGCGAGGAGCCGATCCAGGCCGCCGTGCGCGAACTGCAGGAGGAACTGGGCGTGGTACTGGAGGGCAAGGCGCCGCGCCGGCTCTGCACGGTGCGCCAGGCGGGCGGCAAGCGCGTCGAGGCCTTCGCGACCGAGCGCGACTGGGATGTCGCGGACCTCGTCAGCGCCGAGATCAGCATCGAATGGCCGCCACGGTCGGGCCGGATCGTGACCGTGCCCGAGGTGGGCGAGGCGCGCTGGTTTCCGCTGGACGAGGCCGATGCCGCGATGCTTGCCAGTCAGCGCCCGATTCTGGATGCGCTGCGCGCGATGCTGCTGGATAACAAGCGGCGCAAGGCCGGCAGCGCATCGTAA
- a CDS encoding APC family permease gives MTDAHSTHLLRVLSTAFGVAVVVGGTIGQGIMRTPGLVAQGVPDATIMVLLWIAGGIIALIDAMSSVELAASIRRSGGPYVFAARAFGPSIGLAVGLTDWLGNVAAIAYIGVVFAEYLHRLGLATGVPTGLLAMTLPLATCIIHLFGTRVGGASQEIGSAVKAAVYAALILALLLAPHGAPVMTDHHPVALTLAGTIGAVRAVVGAYAGWNSAVYFTEEMKDPRRAIVRATFSGIAAILAVYVLMNIAILRTLTPAEMAGSNLVAAEAAARIFGSASGTASLLVTAVSLISVATLGNVMVMQFPRVLYAITADAKVPLLSTVAANGSPKAAVLLTAGLGALLATVGIYDLLLSFSLSLITAMSIGMNVAAIVMRVREPDLERPWRMPLFPLPALFSMLVNTALFAAFVYEEPRTSGWAFALLAVLTLIASWAARIARRSSHA, from the coding sequence ATGACGGACGCGCATTCCACGCACCTGCTGCGCGTCCTCAGCACGGCCTTCGGCGTCGCGGTGGTGGTGGGCGGCACGATCGGTCAGGGCATCATGCGGACGCCGGGCCTCGTCGCGCAGGGCGTGCCCGATGCCACGATCATGGTGCTGCTGTGGATCGCGGGCGGAATCATCGCGCTGATCGATGCCATGTCCTCGGTGGAGCTGGCCGCCTCGATCCGGCGGAGCGGCGGCCCCTATGTGTTCGCCGCACGCGCCTTCGGCCCCTCGATCGGGCTGGCGGTGGGGCTGACCGACTGGCTCGGGAATGTCGCCGCGATCGCCTATATCGGCGTGGTCTTCGCCGAATATCTGCACCGGCTGGGGCTGGCGACGGGCGTGCCCACCGGCCTGCTGGCGATGACGCTGCCGCTCGCCACCTGCATCATCCATCTGTTCGGCACGCGCGTGGGCGGCGCCTCGCAGGAGATTGGCAGCGCGGTGAAAGCCGCGGTCTATGCCGCCTTGATCCTGGCGCTGCTGCTCGCCCCGCACGGCGCGCCGGTGATGACCGATCACCACCCCGTCGCCCTGACGCTGGCCGGCACGATCGGCGCGGTCCGCGCGGTCGTCGGTGCCTATGCCGGGTGGAACAGCGCGGTCTATTTCACCGAGGAGATGAAGGATCCGCGCCGTGCGATCGTGCGTGCCACCTTCTCCGGCATCGCCGCGATCCTCGCCGTCTATGTGCTGATGAACATCGCGATCCTCCGCACGCTGACGCCGGCCGAAATGGCGGGCAGCAATCTGGTGGCGGCGGAGGCGGCCGCGCGCATCTTCGGCTCCGCCTCGGGCACGGCCAGCCTGCTCGTCACCGCCGTCTCGCTCATTTCCGTCGCCACGCTCGGCAACGTGATGGTGATGCAATTCCCGCGCGTGCTCTACGCGATCACGGCCGATGCGAAGGTCCCGCTCCTCTCCACCGTCGCCGCCAACGGATCGCCGAAGGCGGCCGTGCTGCTGACGGCCGGGCTGGGGGCGCTGCTCGCCACCGTCGGCATCTACGATCTGCTGCTGTCGTTCAGCCTCTCGCTGATCACGGCGATGAGCATCGGCATGAACGTGGCCGCGATCGTGATGCGCGTGCGCGAGCCCGATCTGGAGCGGCCGTGGCGGATGCCGCTCTTCCCGCTGCCCGCCCTCTTCTCGATGCTCGTCAACACCGCTCTGTTCGCGGCGTTCGTCTATGAGGAGCCGCGCACGTCGGGCTGGGCCTTCGCGTTGCTGGCGGTGCTGACCCTGATCGCCTCGTGGGCGGCACGCATCGCCCGCCGGTCTTCTCACGCCTGA
- a CDS encoding Hsp20 family protein, which produces MRTFDFAPLLRSSIGFENLNRLVDLATRGEGDAYPPYNIEKVSEDTYRISMATAGFTRDELDITAQDNVLTITGRATEPTDGDKREFLHRGIGKRAFERRFQLADTIRVTGASYTDGLLNIELVREVPEHKKPRTIAIDGQSPTIEAVNDARQAA; this is translated from the coding sequence ATGCGTACCTTTGATTTCGCCCCCCTGCTCCGCAGCTCGATCGGCTTCGAGAATCTGAACCGCCTCGTCGATCTCGCCACCCGCGGCGAGGGTGATGCCTATCCGCCCTACAATATCGAGAAGGTGTCCGAGGACACGTACCGCATCTCGATGGCGACCGCCGGCTTCACCCGCGACGAGCTGGACATCACCGCGCAGGACAATGTGCTGACCATCACCGGCCGCGCCACAGAGCCGACCGATGGTGACAAGCGCGAATTCCTCCATCGCGGCATCGGCAAGCGCGCGTTCGAGCGCCGCTTCCAGCTGGCCGACACGATCCGCGTGACCGGCGCGTCCTATACGGACGGCCTGCTCAATATCGAGCTGGTCCGTGAAGTGCCCGAGCACAAGAAGCCGCGCACGATCGCGATCGACGGGCAGTCGCCCACGATCGAGGCCGTGAACGACGCGCGCCAGGCGGCCTGA